A DNA window from Maribellus comscasis contains the following coding sequences:
- a CDS encoding APC family permease, producing the protein MNDYKKNSLTLTGAVSMGTGVMIGAGIFALLGQVAELSGKLFPVAFVVGAVISAFSAYSYIKLSNAFPSAGGIGMYLKKEYGKTTFTAFAALLMTFSMIINESLVARTFGAYVMQLFDVGKNTFWVPVLGVALIVLAFVVNISGNKLIEKSSFTMAVLKIVGLAILAIGGLWASGLSFQETIPTSLPDKSVASFIGALALTILAYKGFTTITNSGDEIKKPHKNVGRAIIISIAICVALYYLVAISVASSLSIEEIIKARDYSLAEAARPAFGKYGVWVTVGVAIIATISGIIASIFAVSRMTAMLTEMKLIPHSHLGMSGRIQKHMLVYIAGLAILLTILFDLSRIASLGAIFYLVMDIGIHYGLLKNLRKKVDFKPAIVITAIALDTIVLTGFVLTKAKSDLTIILVSVGIMLVIYLGEKWFLSRQKESD; encoded by the coding sequence ATGAACGATTACAAAAAAAACAGCCTAACCCTAACAGGCGCCGTTTCGATGGGGACGGGAGTAATGATTGGCGCCGGGATTTTTGCCCTTCTCGGCCAGGTTGCCGAACTATCGGGCAAGCTTTTCCCGGTTGCCTTTGTAGTTGGCGCTGTAATTTCAGCATTTAGCGCTTATTCGTACATAAAACTGTCCAACGCTTTTCCTTCGGCGGGTGGAATTGGAATGTACCTTAAAAAGGAATACGGTAAAACCACTTTCACGGCATTTGCTGCGCTATTGATGACTTTTTCTATGATCATCAACGAAAGTTTGGTTGCCCGGACGTTTGGTGCCTACGTAATGCAATTGTTTGATGTGGGCAAAAATACTTTCTGGGTGCCGGTACTAGGGGTTGCACTTATTGTGTTGGCATTTGTGGTAAATATCTCGGGCAATAAGCTGATTGAGAAATCGTCGTTTACCATGGCGGTATTGAAAATTGTTGGATTGGCAATACTCGCCATTGGAGGACTTTGGGCTTCAGGTCTTAGTTTTCAGGAAACAATACCTACTTCGCTACCCGACAAATCGGTGGCCAGTTTTATTGGGGCACTCGCCCTCACCATTTTGGCCTACAAAGGGTTTACCACCATTACCAACAGTGGCGATGAAATTAAAAAACCCCATAAAAATGTGGGGCGCGCTATTATTATCTCTATCGCAATTTGTGTAGCTTTATATTATTTAGTGGCCATTTCAGTGGCCTCATCGCTTTCTATTGAGGAAATTATAAAAGCCCGCGACTATTCGCTTGCAGAAGCGGCCCGACCTGCATTTGGTAAATACGGCGTTTGGGTTACCGTGGGCGTGGCTATTATTGCCACAATTTCCGGAATCATTGCCAGCATTTTTGCGGTTTCGCGCATGACGGCCATGCTCACCGAAATGAAACTTATCCCGCACAGCCACCTTGGAATGTCGGGCAGAATCCAAAAACACATGCTTGTGTATATTGCCGGTCTTGCAATCCTACTTACCATTTTATTCGACCTCTCAAGAATTGCCTCGCTCGGCGCTATTTTTTACCTGGTGATGGACATTGGAATCCATTATGGCCTGCTGAAAAATCTGCGCAAAAAGGTTGACTTTAAACCGGCAATTGTGATTACAGCAATCGCACTTGATACAATTGTGTTAACCGGTTTTGTTCTAACAAAAGCAAAAAGCGATTTAACAATTATACTTGTTTCAGTAGGAATAATGTTGGTTATTTACCTGGGTGAGAAATGGTTCCTTTCAAGACAAAAAGAATCAGACTGA
- a CDS encoding HYC_CC_PP family protein: protein MLKRISHIILSLVLLVSTMGMAVSKHYCQGDLYSVAVGGLNNDKCDMGDCCHDEAHFFKVQEDFYTPQISTIPVLAELDILGHDLFSEVLLNVPELEVAGINFIETPPLLPIQKTLSLKQVYRL from the coding sequence ATGTTAAAAAGAATCAGTCATATTATTTTATCTCTTGTATTATTGGTCTCAACAATGGGGATGGCTGTGTCAAAGCATTATTGTCAGGGAGACCTGTATTCTGTTGCCGTTGGTGGTTTGAACAACGATAAATGTGATATGGGTGATTGCTGCCACGATGAAGCTCATTTTTTTAAAGTTCAGGAGGATTTTTATACTCCTCAAATTTCAACCATTCCGGTTTTAGCAGAACTTGATATTTTAGGGCATGACTTATTCTCAGAGGTATTATTAAATGTCCCTGAATTGGAAGTAGCGGGTATTAATTTTATTGAAACACCTCCTTTACTTCCCATTCAAAAAACACTTTCCCTGAAACAGGTATATCGTTTATGA
- a CDS encoding efflux RND transporter permease subunit, translating into MLNRIIRFFLENKLVTLLVLILFVSWGIVTSPFGWDTGILPKDPVPVDAIPDIGENQQIVFTQWMGRSPQDIEDQISYPLTTYLLGIPGVKSIRSSSIFGFSSIFIIFEEDVEFYWSRSRILEKLASLPSGLLPEGVQPALGPDATALGQVYWYTIEGRDKNGNPTGGWDLHEIRTVQDFYVKYGLNATEGVSEVASIGGFVQEYQIDVNPDALKAYNIPLHKVMMAVQKSNRDVGAKTIEINQAEYLVRGLGYVKKVEDIEKAVVAVQENVPIRIQDIGVVSLGPATRRGALDKDGAEVVGGVVVARYGANPLQVINNVKDKIREISPGLPKKVLPDGTESQLTIVPFYDRSGLIYETLGTLEEAISLQILIVVLVVIVMVYNLRASFLISSLLPIAVLMVFIAMRYFGVDANIVALSGIAIAIGTMVDLGVILSENIIKHIDESPPEQKLITTIYNGASEVSSAILTAVSTTIVSFIPVFTMQAAEGKLFGPLAFTKTFALIAALLVSLLIMPTLAHWFFGAKIQNKKIRKWLNIILIPIGIAALIAGQVWGGMILLAFGVMGTVKELRKNRPESDVNSDTNTDSSMSIRQKIKSFAFWVFDHAEIIIVLIGVIWLLSKYWLPLGPAKSLVMNALFVALIVILILGFFILLEYFYKSILRWCLNHKVAFLLIPSFLILFGATTWMGFNNVFGFVAKGFDTVGWNIRTTKVWSGLSHTFPAIGKEFMPSLDEGSFLLMPTSMPHSGFEFNRNVLGQLDMLLTNIPEVELTVGKLGRVESALDPAPISMYENVINYRPEYMLNEKGHRVRFKTDKNDRFILSSGDTLSNKEALQRGVKYQDLIPDTKGAYFRNWREEIKSPDDIWDEIVKVTKIPGVTSAPKLQPIETRLVMLQTGMRAPMGIKVYGPDLGTIEDFGMKLEEILKEVPSVKAEAVFADRIVGKPYLHLNIDREKISRYGLNVEDVQQAIETAVGGMKITSTVEGRERFPVRVRYPRELRDNPEALGNILIPTPTGAQIPISQIVDFEYVRGPQAIKSEETFLVGYVLFDKRDGYSEVGVVNDAQNAIQARIDAGDLNVPSGISYKFSGSYENQVRAEKRLSIIVPLVLVIVFLILYFQFKSVSTSLMVFTGIAMAFSGGFMMIWLYGQGWFVDFSIFGTNMRDLFQMNTINLSVAVWVGFIALFGIATDDGVLMATYLDQSFERNKPDDLKGVHAAVVEAGYRRIRPAAMTSATTIIALLPILTSTGRGADIMIPMAIPAFGGMIFAAVTYFIVPVLYSMREERKLK; encoded by the coding sequence ATGTTAAATAGAATTATTCGCTTTTTTCTTGAAAATAAGCTGGTTACATTATTAGTACTCATACTTTTTGTGAGTTGGGGAATTGTTACTTCCCCCTTTGGGTGGGATACTGGTATTTTACCAAAAGACCCGGTGCCGGTGGATGCCATCCCCGACATTGGCGAAAACCAGCAAATTGTATTTACCCAATGGATGGGCCGTTCACCACAGGATATTGAAGACCAGATTTCGTATCCATTAACAACATACCTTCTTGGGATACCAGGTGTAAAATCCATTAGGAGTTCATCGATTTTCGGGTTCTCCAGCATCTTTATCATTTTTGAAGAAGATGTTGAATTTTACTGGTCACGCTCCAGGATACTGGAGAAACTGGCTTCGCTGCCATCGGGCCTTTTACCGGAAGGCGTTCAGCCCGCGCTTGGCCCCGATGCAACTGCACTGGGCCAGGTTTACTGGTACACTATTGAAGGACGCGACAAAAACGGCAATCCTACCGGCGGCTGGGATTTGCATGAAATCCGCACCGTACAGGATTTTTATGTGAAATACGGACTCAATGCCACAGAAGGGGTTTCGGAAGTGGCATCCATTGGCGGATTCGTGCAGGAATACCAAATTGACGTAAACCCCGATGCACTGAAAGCCTACAACATTCCGCTGCATAAAGTAATGATGGCGGTGCAGAAATCCAACCGCGATGTGGGTGCTAAAACCATCGAAATCAACCAGGCTGAATACCTGGTGCGTGGGTTGGGCTATGTTAAAAAAGTGGAAGACATTGAAAAAGCCGTTGTTGCGGTACAGGAAAATGTCCCTATTCGCATTCAGGATATTGGCGTGGTTAGCCTGGGTCCTGCTACCCGTCGTGGTGCTTTAGACAAAGATGGCGCGGAAGTGGTTGGCGGCGTGGTTGTAGCCCGATACGGTGCAAATCCTTTGCAGGTTATCAATAACGTAAAAGATAAAATCAGGGAAATTTCACCCGGATTGCCTAAAAAGGTTTTACCCGACGGAACCGAAAGCCAATTAACTATTGTCCCTTTCTACGACCGTTCCGGCCTTATTTACGAAACACTGGGTACATTGGAAGAGGCCATTTCGCTTCAGATTCTCATCGTTGTGCTGGTGGTCATCGTTATGGTTTATAACTTAAGGGCTTCATTTTTGATTTCCAGTTTACTGCCCATTGCCGTGCTGATGGTTTTTATTGCCATGCGCTATTTTGGCGTTGATGCCAACATTGTGGCACTTTCGGGTATTGCCATTGCCATTGGGACGATGGTCGATTTGGGGGTAATCCTCTCCGAAAACATCATCAAACACATCGATGAGTCACCTCCTGAACAGAAACTCATAACTACCATTTACAACGGGGCTTCGGAAGTAAGCTCTGCCATACTTACTGCAGTTTCTACCACTATTGTTAGTTTTATCCCGGTATTTACCATGCAGGCCGCCGAAGGAAAACTGTTTGGACCGCTGGCATTTACAAAAACTTTTGCTCTGATTGCCGCCCTTTTGGTTTCATTGCTTATTATGCCCACACTTGCCCATTGGTTTTTTGGGGCAAAAATTCAAAATAAAAAAATCAGGAAGTGGCTCAATATCATATTGATTCCTATTGGAATTGCTGCCCTGATTGCCGGTCAGGTTTGGGGTGGAATGATTTTGCTTGCTTTTGGCGTTATGGGAACAGTAAAAGAATTGAGGAAAAATCGCCCTGAAAGTGATGTGAATTCAGACACAAATACAGACTCCAGTATGTCAATCCGACAAAAAATAAAGTCGTTTGCATTTTGGGTGTTTGACCACGCCGAAATTATCATCGTGTTAATCGGTGTCATCTGGTTGTTGTCCAAATACTGGCTTCCGCTGGGACCAGCTAAAAGCCTTGTAATGAACGCACTGTTTGTTGCGCTGATAGTCATCCTTATTTTAGGCTTTTTTATTCTCCTTGAATATTTTTACAAATCCATTCTCCGGTGGTGTTTGAACCACAAAGTCGCATTCCTGCTGATACCTTCATTTTTAATCCTTTTCGGGGCAACTACCTGGATGGGGTTCAACAATGTCTTTGGTTTTGTGGCCAAAGGGTTCGACACGGTAGGGTGGAACATTCGCACCACCAAAGTGTGGTCGGGATTAAGCCATACATTCCCCGCCATAGGAAAAGAATTTATGCCTTCGCTCGACGAGGGAAGTTTCCTGCTCATGCCTACTTCCATGCCCCACTCCGGTTTTGAATTTAACCGTAACGTTCTGGGGCAACTGGATATGTTGCTGACCAACATCCCGGAAGTTGAGCTTACGGTAGGAAAACTGGGAAGGGTAGAATCTGCGCTCGATCCGGCCCCCATTTCCATGTACGAAAACGTAATTAATTACCGTCCGGAATACATGCTGAACGAAAAAGGGCACCGGGTAAGGTTTAAAACAGATAAAAATGACCGCTTTATACTTAGCAGCGGGGATACCCTTTCCAATAAAGAAGCCTTACAACGCGGTGTAAAATACCAGGACCTCATCCCCGATACAAAAGGGGCATATTTCCGCAACTGGCGGGAGGAAATCAAATCTCCCGACGATATTTGGGATGAAATTGTGAAAGTAACCAAAATTCCGGGGGTGACTTCAGCCCCGAAACTGCAACCCATTGAAACCCGTTTGGTAATGTTGCAAACCGGGATGCGCGCCCCCATGGGGATTAAAGTTTACGGCCCCGACCTTGGTACCATTGAAGATTTCGGGATGAAACTGGAAGAAATCCTGAAAGAAGTTCCATCGGTGAAAGCTGAAGCGGTTTTTGCCGACAGGATAGTTGGGAAACCTTACTTACACCTTAACATCGACCGCGAAAAAATATCACGGTACGGGTTAAATGTGGAAGATGTGCAGCAAGCGATAGAAACGGCCGTTGGCGGAATGAAAATCACTTCTACTGTAGAGGGTCGCGAACGGTTCCCGGTGAGGGTACGTTACCCGCGCGAACTCAGGGACAACCCCGAAGCGCTCGGTAATATCCTGATACCGACGCCAACCGGGGCGCAAATCCCCATCTCGCAGATTGTGGATTTTGAATATGTCAGAGGGCCCCAGGCTATTAAAAGCGAAGAGACTTTTTTGGTAGGATATGTTTTGTTTGACAAACGGGATGGCTATTCAGAAGTGGGCGTAGTAAACGATGCGCAGAATGCGATTCAGGCGCGGATTGATGCAGGCGATTTGAACGTTCCTTCGGGCATTAGTTACAAGTTTTCGGGCAGCTACGAAAACCAGGTGCGGGCCGAAAAACGGCTCTCCATCATTGTTCCGTTGGTTTTGGTCATTGTATTTCTGATTCTCTACTTTCAGTTTAAATCGGTATCCACCTCACTTATGGTGTTCACCGGAATCGCGATGGCGTTCAGCGGAGGGTTTATGATGATTTGGCTTTACGGACAGGGCTGGTTTGTCGATTTCTCTATTTTTGGGACCAACATGCGCGACCTGTTCCAGATGAACACCATCAACCTGAGTGTGGCGGTCTGGGTCGGATTTATAGCGCTTTTTGGTATTGCAACCGACGATGGTGTTTTGATGGCCACCTACCTCGACCAGAGTTTCGAGCGAAATAAACCCGATGACCTGAAAGGGGTACATGCGGCGGTGGTGGAAGCAGGCTATCGCAGGATTAGGCCTGCGGCAATGACTTCGGCTACAACCATTATCGCACTGTTACCCATCCTTACCTCAACTGGCCGGGGCGCCGATATTATGATTCCCATGGCCATCCCGGCTTTTGGGGGGATGATTTTTGCAGCGGTTACCTATTTTATCGTACCGGTTTTGTACAGCATGCGCGAAGAGCGAAAACTTAAATAG
- a CDS encoding TolC family protein, with amino-acid sequence MKKIITLIIILVSGLSAVQAQTLDSYLEMAAKNNPGLQSKYKEFEAALQKIPQVNALPDPSFSFGYFISPVETRVGPQRAKFSLSQMFPWFGTLEAKGDAAALMAAAKYQSFLEARNKLYFDVAAAYYPLYELQQMQEIERENIEILESYKTIATRKFENGAAPMVDVLRVDIMLKDSRTTLEILNEKERALVSTFNNLLNRNENEDVIIADTLPAAAVEIEAVKDSLLLRNPTINALDLKTKASKANEIVAQKQGLPNIGVGLDYVVVGERSDMSVAGAGKDVLMPMVSVSIPLFRKKYDAAEKEAQLMQESYSLQKENVLNSLSSEFDRTLFDITQQLELLKLYREQVTTTQQSLNLLFSSYGNSGKEFEEVLRMQQQLLKYEKTMATAEAQYQIALAKLNYITAKTY; translated from the coding sequence ATGAAGAAAATAATAACACTTATAATCATATTGGTTTCAGGGTTAAGTGCAGTGCAAGCTCAAACTCTGGACAGCTATCTCGAAATGGCGGCCAAAAATAATCCGGGCCTTCAATCGAAATACAAAGAGTTTGAAGCAGCACTGCAAAAAATTCCGCAGGTAAACGCACTGCCCGATCCTTCGTTTTCTTTCGGCTACTTCATTTCGCCGGTTGAAACGCGGGTTGGACCGCAACGGGCCAAGTTTTCATTGAGTCAGATGTTCCCGTGGTTCGGAACGCTGGAAGCAAAAGGAGATGCCGCAGCGCTAATGGCCGCAGCAAAATACCAGTCGTTTTTGGAAGCCCGGAACAAGCTCTATTTCGATGTGGCGGCTGCTTATTATCCGTTGTACGAACTACAGCAGATGCAGGAAATCGAACGTGAAAACATTGAGATTTTGGAGTCATATAAAACGATTGCTACCCGAAAATTTGAAAACGGGGCTGCTCCAATGGTAGATGTACTGCGCGTGGATATCATGTTGAAAGATTCGCGCACCACACTCGAAATTCTAAATGAAAAGGAACGTGCGCTGGTTTCAACATTCAATAATTTATTGAACCGGAATGAAAACGAAGACGTGATTATTGCCGATACTTTGCCGGCAGCGGCTGTGGAAATCGAAGCAGTCAAAGATTCGTTGTTATTGCGAAATCCAACAATCAACGCGCTTGATTTGAAAACAAAGGCAAGCAAAGCCAACGAAATTGTTGCGCAGAAACAGGGGCTTCCAAACATCGGAGTCGGACTGGATTATGTAGTAGTGGGAGAACGATCAGACATGTCGGTTGCCGGTGCCGGAAAAGATGTACTGATGCCGATGGTTTCAGTGAGTATTCCGCTGTTTCGCAAAAAATACGACGCAGCCGAAAAGGAAGCACAGCTCATGCAGGAAAGTTATTCACTTCAGAAAGAAAATGTGCTCAATTCGCTCTCGTCTGAATTTGACCGGACACTGTTTGACATTACGCAACAGCTCGAATTACTGAAGCTGTACCGCGAACAAGTTACCACAACACAGCAATCGCTGAACCTGCTGTTCAGTTCATATGGCAACTCCGGTAAAGAGTTTGAAGAGGTGCTTCGCATGCAGCAACAATTACTGAAATACGAAAAAACAATGGCCACGGCAGAGGCTCAATACCAGATAGCCCTTGCCAAATTAAATTATATCACTGCAAAAACATATTAA
- a CDS encoding efflux RND transporter periplasmic adaptor subunit → MKTNRKTIIIAVSTLAVGLLLGWLIFGGSESKTTEEQQHEHIAEEVAGETIWTCSMHPQIRQNEPGDCPICGMDLIPLEDEQNSGVDPMAISMSSTAMQLANISTAIVGSMDPVKQVRLNGKVQSDERLVYSQSSHIPGRVENLMVNFTGDYVQKGQVIASVYSPDLVTAQEELFEAQKIKESQPQLFNAAKEKLKNWKLTDSQIEQILNYETAKETFDVQADISGYVTQKMVNPGDYVGRGQAIYEIADLSKVWVLFDVYESDMPWVKKGDKVDFSIASLPGETFSGAITFLDPVIDSKTRVAKARVEVVNRGLKLKPEMFASGKVEAKLPNRSGAVVVPKTAVMWTGERSVVYLKSKTDQGVNFMMREVELGPALGESFIVENGLEEGEEIAVNGTFSIDAAAQLAGKPSMMNPAGGPAMTGHNHGGMDMGGASAPPVEPVDADPKFTAQLTDVYEAYLDMKNAFVETDAQKVNSGAQKVSTALNSVDMGLLKGDAHMAWMDQLNALESAVNAINKSDDIEKQRREFARFNLAFYKSLKMFGLDNETAYYQYCPMANRDKGAYWLSEIKEIRNPYFGEDMLGCGETRETLK, encoded by the coding sequence ATGAAAACAAATCGAAAAACAATAATTATTGCCGTTTCAACGCTGGCCGTAGGTTTACTGCTGGGTTGGCTGATATTTGGTGGTTCGGAAAGCAAAACCACCGAGGAACAACAACATGAACACATTGCGGAAGAAGTCGCTGGTGAAACTATTTGGACCTGCTCCATGCACCCGCAAATCCGCCAGAATGAGCCAGGCGATTGCCCTATCTGCGGCATGGATTTAATCCCGCTGGAAGATGAACAAAACAGCGGGGTTGACCCGATGGCTATCAGCATGTCGTCCACGGCCATGCAACTGGCCAATATCAGCACCGCAATAGTGGGTTCGATGGACCCGGTAAAGCAGGTGCGTTTAAATGGTAAAGTGCAATCCGACGAGCGTTTGGTTTATTCACAATCATCACACATACCTGGGAGGGTTGAAAACCTGATGGTGAATTTTACGGGCGATTATGTACAAAAAGGGCAGGTCATTGCGTCGGTTTATTCACCCGATTTGGTAACCGCACAGGAAGAGTTATTTGAAGCGCAAAAAATTAAAGAGTCACAACCACAGCTTTTTAACGCGGCCAAAGAAAAGCTAAAAAACTGGAAACTGACGGACAGCCAGATTGAGCAAATTCTAAATTATGAAACTGCCAAAGAAACTTTTGATGTTCAGGCCGATATATCGGGTTACGTAACCCAAAAAATGGTCAACCCCGGTGACTATGTGGGGCGCGGACAAGCCATTTACGAAATTGCCGACCTCTCAAAAGTATGGGTGCTTTTTGATGTTTATGAATCGGATATGCCGTGGGTTAAAAAAGGCGATAAAGTGGATTTTTCCATTGCTTCCCTACCCGGCGAAACTTTTTCGGGGGCAATCACTTTCCTCGACCCGGTAATCGACTCGAAAACGCGCGTGGCAAAAGCCCGGGTAGAAGTCGTTAACCGGGGGTTAAAACTCAAGCCCGAAATGTTTGCCTCTGGAAAGGTGGAAGCAAAATTGCCCAACCGTTCGGGCGCTGTTGTTGTTCCAAAAACTGCCGTGATGTGGACAGGTGAACGTTCGGTGGTTTATTTGAAATCGAAAACAGACCAGGGCGTGAATTTTATGATGCGCGAAGTGGAACTGGGCCCGGCACTGGGCGAAAGTTTTATTGTAGAAAACGGTTTAGAGGAAGGCGAAGAGATTGCTGTTAACGGCACATTTAGCATTGATGCGGCGGCCCAACTGGCAGGGAAACCAAGTATGATGAATCCGGCTGGCGGCCCTGCAATGACCGGGCACAACCACGGCGGAATGGACATGGGCGGAGCAAGTGCCCCCCCTGTTGAGCCGGTTGATGCCGATCCAAAATTTACAGCTCAGCTTACTGATGTTTATGAAGCTTACCTCGATATGAAAAATGCGTTTGTGGAAACCGATGCGCAAAAAGTAAACAGCGGGGCACAAAAAGTAAGCACAGCCTTAAATTCGGTTGACATGGGTTTGTTAAAAGGCGATGCCCATATGGCCTGGATGGACCAGTTAAATGCTTTGGAAAGCGCTGTAAATGCAATAAATAAATCTGATGATATTGAAAAACAACGCCGGGAGTTTGCCCGGTTTAACCTTGCATTTTACAAAAGCCTGAAAATGTTCGGGCTGGACAATGAAACGGCTTATTACCAGTACTGTCCCATGGCCAACCGCGACAAGGGTGCGTACTGGCTGAGTGAAATCAAAGAAATACGCAACCCTTATTTCGGTGAGGATATGCTGGGATGTGGAGAAACAAGGGAAACCTTGAAGTAG
- a CDS encoding YceI family protein, translating into MKQIFQIFRYVTFTSLIIFSVEVYGQDSFVLATNQQFKVEGTSTLHDWEMVSTKAEGNASIKLVKGKIASINSLVVDLPVTSLKSGKNAMDKNAYEALQANKNPQIQLELVETEAITDELVKAKIRLSIAGTSNMANWEVSYKLSEDGVLFLGSHRIKFSDFKVDPPKAVFGTIKTGDELELSFETTFKQTSETAFKSTN; encoded by the coding sequence ATGAAACAAATATTTCAAATATTTAGATATGTAACCTTTACATCGCTGATTATTTTTTCTGTAGAGGTATATGGCCAGGATTCTTTTGTACTGGCAACCAATCAGCAATTTAAAGTAGAAGGGACATCTACCCTTCACGATTGGGAAATGGTATCAACCAAAGCCGAAGGTAATGCAAGTATTAAGCTGGTAAAGGGCAAAATTGCTAGCATCAATTCGCTTGTTGTTGATTTACCAGTTACTTCCCTAAAAAGCGGAAAGAACGCAATGGATAAAAATGCGTATGAAGCTTTGCAGGCAAATAAAAATCCTCAGATACAATTAGAACTGGTAGAAACAGAAGCCATTACGGACGAATTGGTTAAAGCGAAAATCAGGCTTTCCATTGCTGGTACCTCCAACATGGCCAATTGGGAGGTCAGCTATAAACTGTCGGAAGATGGCGTACTTTTTTTGGGTTCTCATAGAATTAAGTTTTCCGATTTTAAGGTAGATCCCCCCAAAGCCGTGTTTGGCACTATAAAAACCGGAGACGAACTTGAACTCTCATTTGAAACAACGTTTAAACAAACTAGTGAAACAGCTTTTAAATCAACAAATTAA
- a CDS encoding AlbA family DNA-binding domain-containing protein: MQSVYFIAKNNKEPAIHSLVGLLAGYFVLHPASMVIHWFESNNSPDAWAQIGKIVSGSFVHSFSLHMMPMSLAFAVLGLVAGIVSGFYYKSIKKKNRQLYGKRQLLQQSLPNLIASGESEFVEFKSSLRYDYRQVKTDKNLEHIVLKEIAGFLNANGGILVLGVDDSGQILGLENDYWTLKKKNKDGFQQRIILLVSNTFGKDICSIIHITFHTFQNNEICTIYIEPSRQPVYLKEGNRTVFYLRTGNITNPLTTSEAVKYLKIKS; this comes from the coding sequence ATGCAATCAGTTTATTTTATAGCAAAAAACAACAAAGAACCAGCAATTCATTCATTGGTCGGGCTGTTGGCCGGATACTTTGTTCTTCATCCGGCAAGTATGGTCATCCATTGGTTCGAATCGAATAATTCACCGGATGCCTGGGCACAAATCGGAAAGATTGTTTCAGGAAGTTTTGTCCATTCTTTTAGCTTGCACATGATGCCTATGTCTTTGGCATTTGCTGTTTTGGGGCTGGTTGCCGGAATCGTTTCCGGGTTTTACTATAAATCCATAAAAAAGAAAAACCGGCAACTTTACGGGAAGCGGCAATTGCTTCAACAAAGTTTACCGAACCTGATAGCCAGTGGGGAAAGTGAATTTGTAGAATTTAAATCATCCCTGAGGTACGACTACCGCCAGGTAAAAACCGACAAAAACCTGGAACACATTGTTTTGAAAGAAATCGCAGGTTTTTTGAATGCAAATGGAGGAATTCTTGTATTAGGAGTTGACGATAGCGGGCAGATATTAGGTCTCGAAAATGATTACTGGACGCTTAAAAAGAAAAACAAGGATGGTTTTCAGCAACGAATTATACTACTCGTTTCCAATACATTTGGCAAAGATATCTGCTCGATAATTCATATTACCTTCCATACCTTTCAAAACAATGAAATTTGTACGATTTACATTGAACCTTCGCGGCAGCCGGTTTACCTGAAAGAAGGAAACCGAACAGTATTTTATTTAAGAACGGGAAATATAACAAATCCGCTCACAACCAGTGAGGCTGTTAAATATTTAAAAATAAAAAGTTAA
- a CDS encoding heavy-metal-associated domain-containing protein — translation MKTKVLSLVALFMMGAVSVFAGNKTEKFLVNGKCEMCEKRIEMAALSLEGVSKADWNKETKMMEVSLDNSKTDVHKVEMTIAKVGHDTKMHKATDEAYNQLPSCCKYDRSELKAPAKPMKHKHK, via the coding sequence ATGAAAACAAAAGTTTTAAGCTTAGTTGCGCTGTTTATGATGGGCGCTGTTTCCGTTTTTGCAGGAAACAAAACAGAAAAATTCCTGGTGAACGGGAAGTGTGAAATGTGCGAGAAACGAATTGAGATGGCAGCTTTATCGCTGGAGGGTGTTTCAAAAGCTGACTGGAACAAGGAAACTAAAATGATGGAAGTTTCACTTGATAATTCGAAAACTGATGTGCACAAAGTAGAAATGACCATTGCAAAAGTGGGCCACGATACTAAAATGCACAAAGCGACTGATGAAGCATACAACCAGTTACCATCCTGCTGCAAGTATGACCGCTCAGAACTCAAAGCTCCGGCGAAGCCGATGAAACATAAACATAAATAA